From the genome of Papaver somniferum cultivar HN1 chromosome 2, ASM357369v1, whole genome shotgun sequence, one region includes:
- the LOC113353028 gene encoding uncharacterized protein LOC113353028: MDGRGRRNTEGRGRGRGRGRRSENFVEDSVAESNSSNVGSRSRREDETRSTGSSRSRRTRSTSSSRYRRTRSTGGSQSFHIEEREGGPNALTLENLQTMLNIAITAALDQRLGPRGGPENVATPGMNEPAVVERNVKSWVQYYQDFLKMKPPTFTGKGGATEAHQWCTKVDRILDQFDCSGTYKQRMASFLLEGNAATWWESMGRTVDAMEVTWTRFKDLFLEHFFPFA, translated from the coding sequence ATGGATGGTCGCGGTAGACGTAATACTGAAGGCCGTGGTCGTGGTAGAGGTCGTGGCCGAAGAAGTGAGAATTTTGTTGAGGATTCTGTGGCAGAAAGTAACTCAAGCAATGTTGGTAGTAGATCTCGTAGGGAAGATGAGACTAGGTCCACAGGTAGCTCTAGATCTCGAAGGACTAGGTCCACAAGTAGCTCTCGATATCGTAGGACTAGGTCCACAGGTGGATCTCAATCTTTTCATATCGAAGAAAGAGAGGGTGGGCCTAATGCCTTAACGTTAGAGAACCTTCAGACAATGTTGAATATTGCGATCACAGCAGCATTAGATCAGAGGCTTGGTCCACGTGGGGGTCCTGAAAATGTGGCAACCCCGGGAATGAATGAACCTGCAGTGGTAGAGAGAAACGTGAAGTCTTGGGTTCAGTATTACCAAGATTTTCTAAAGATGAAGCCCCCTACTTTCACAGGAAAAGGTGGTGCAACTGAAGCGCATCAGTGGTGCACAAAAGTGGATAGGATACTAGATCAGTTTGATTGTTCTGGGACTTATAAACAGAGGATGGCTTCTTTCCTTTTGGAGGGAAATGCAGCAACATGGTGGGAGTCGATGGGAAGGACAGTTGATGCCATGGAGGTTACTTGGACAAGATTCAAAGATTTGTTCCTTGAACACTTTTTTCCTTTTGCCTAG